One window of Trifolium pratense cultivar HEN17-A07 linkage group LG5, ARS_RC_1.1, whole genome shotgun sequence genomic DNA carries:
- the LOC123884003 gene encoding probable caffeoyl-CoA O-methyltransferase At4g26220, giving the protein MENIKDPSIYRNPVILQSEDLTNYILETAVYPREAEPLKELRKATENHPWGFIAALPEAGQLISILLKLLNPKKTIEIGVFTGYSLLLTALNIPDDGKITAIDIDRKTYEIGLPVIKKAGVEHKIDFIESPALPILDKLLEDPSNEGTFDFAFIDADKENYVNYHDRLIKLVKVGGLLIYDNTLWGGRVVWPEDKIPPHSKSGTTAAIEFNKKIRDDSRVEFSLTSIGDGLSICRRVV; this is encoded by the exons ATGGAAAATATTAAAGATCCATCAATCTACCGCAATCCTGTCATATTGCAGAGTGAAGACTTAACAAAT TATATATTGGAGACTGCTGTTTACCCTAGAGAGGCAGAGCCTCTCAAAGAGCTGAGGAAAGCAACTGAGAATCATCCTTG GGGTTTCATAGCTGCTTTACCTGAGGCTGGTCAACTAATCAGTATACTTTTGAAGCTGTTGAATCCCAAAAAGACAATTGAAATTGGAGTTTTTACTGGATACTCTCTTCTCCTCACTGCACTCAACATTCCTGATGATGGAAAG ATCACAGCTATAGATATTGATAGGAAAACTTATGAAATTGGATTACCAGTCATAAAAAAGGCTGGAGTGGAGCACAAGATTGATTTCATTGAGTCTCCAGCTCTGCCAATTTTGGATAAACTATTAGAAGAT CCATCAAATGAAGGAACATTTGACTTTGCTTTCATTGATGCTGACAAAGAGAATTATGTGAACTACCATGATAGACTCATAAAATTGGTCAAGGTTGGTGGATTACTTATATATGACAACACACTATGGGGTGGACGTGTTGTTTGGCCTGAAGACAAAATTCCACCACATTCCAAATCAGGAACAACAGCAGCCAttgaattcaacaaaaaaattagagatgattCTCGTGTAGAATTTTCTCTTACTTCCATTGGGGATGGACTCAGTATCTGTAGGCGCGTTGTCTGA